Genomic segment of Pseudomonas iranensis:
GCATGCTGATGATGGAAGGCAACTTCATTGCCGGCTCCGCCAACATCGACGAGCTCGACCCGGAAGTGGCCGATCTGCCGGTGCTGACCAAGACCCGCGAGAACGCCACCATCAACACCGTGATGAGCAACAGCTTCGGCTTTGGCGGCACCAACGCCACGCTGGTACTGAAGCGCTGGGAAGGCAAGTAATTCCCCACCGCTGAGCCACACATGAAAACGCCCCGACTGGTTCGGGGCGTTTTTTTTCGTCTGCAGAAAATAGCAGGTTCAACGCAAAACCCTGTGGGAGCGAGCCTGCTCGCGAATGCGATATTGATCGTTCCCACGCTCTGCGTGGGAATGCAGCCGTGACGCTCCGCGTCACTGGACGCGGAGCGTCCCCAGAGGCATTCCCACGCAGAGCGTGGGAACGATCAAAGAAGCCAGCTCCCACAGGGTTGCAGGGTGTTCGGGAGATGAAACTTCTGTCATGAAACTTACCACCCTGCGACCGAATGTCGCGGTTTACGCGGCCTCCAGCTTTGTTGCGAAATCCGCAACAACACCTTGCGCCAATCGGCAGTTTACTTAGCTGACTAACAAATCCTATAACAGAGTCCTGCACACGCCTTGGTGCAGTAACTTGAGATTTGGAGCTAGCAGATGACTGTAAAAGTAACTGAACGCGACGATTCACACATGTCCCATGAAGGCCTGGCCGCCGGCATCCGTATCTGGGATGTGCATCAACAAGACTTGCTGGTCGGCATGTTCCACAACGAGATCGATGCGCATAACTACAAGGCTGAACTGGAAGTGCAGGAACAGCAAAGAGAACTGAAGTCCGCCTGAAACAACACAGCATTTGAAAACGACAAACCCCGCCATGAGCGGGGTTCGTCGTTGTTACAGCCGAGGCTTTACCACATCAGATCGTCAGGGATCTGGTACGCCGCGTACGGATCGTCCTCAGCGTTGACCTCTTCGGTCTGCACGTTGAGCTGGACAATGCGCTGCGGGTCGCGCTCCTGGATCTTCAGCGCCGCTTCACGGGGAATCACTTCATAGCCGCCGTTGTGATGCACGATCGCCAGCGAACCGCTACTGAGCTTGTTGCGCATCAGCGTGTTGACCGAGATGCGCTTGACCTTCTTGTCGTCGACGAAGTTGTAGTAGTCCTCGGTAGTCAGCTTGGGCAGACGCGAGACTTCGATCAACTGCTTGACCTGCGCGGCGCGGGCCTTGGCCTCGGCCTTCTCCTGCTGCTGACGGTTCAGCTCCTGGTCGCGCTTGACCTTCTCGGCCATGGCTTCCTGGGCGGCGCGCTGCTGCGAATCGTCCAGCTCGGCCTGGCCTTTGTGGGCCAGGCGCTGTTGCTTCTGCTTGTCTTTGCTGACCTGCTTGGCCTGCTTTTGGTTGACCAGGCCTGCTTTGAGCAACTGGTCGCGAAGGGAAAGGCTCATCAATGCTTACTCACTTGGGCAACGGCTCAGCCGCAGCTGGGCTCATTCTTTTCCTGGCGTTTGGCTTCGCCCCACAGGGCGTCCAACTCTTCAAGGGTGCAATCTTCCATGGGACGGTGGGTGTCGCGCAATGCCTGTTCGATAAAACGGAAACGTCTTTCAAACTTGCCATTGGCGCCGCGCAAGGCGGTTTCCGGATCGACCTTCAAATGTCGGGCCAGATTGACCACGGAAAACAGCAGGTCGCCGATCTCGTCGGCCACCGCCACCGGATCGTTTTCCGACATGGCTTCGAGCACTTCATCGAGTTCTTCGCGCACCTTGTCGAGCACTGGCAAAGCGTCCGGCCAGTCGAAACCGACCTGCCCGGCGCGCTTCTGCAACTTGGCCGAGCGCGACAGTGCCGGCAAGGTGGCCGGCACATCATCAAGCAAGGACAACTGCTCGGGCGCAGAGGCTTTCTCGGCGCGCTCTTCGGCCTTGATCTCTTCCCAGCGCTGCTTGACCTGCTCTTCGCTCAAGCGCGGCACGTCGAGCGGCGCGTACAGGTCACCCGTCGGGAACACATGCGGATGACGGCGGATCAGTTTACGCGTGATGCTGTCGATCACCCCGGCGAATTCGAACCGCCCCTCTTCCTTGGCCAACTGGCTGTAATACACCACCTGAAACAACAGATCGCCCAACTCGCCCTGCAAGTGATCGAGATCGCCACGCTCGATGGCATCGGCCACTTCATAGGCTTCTTCGAGGGTGTGCGGGACGATGGTCGCGTAGGTTTGCTTGATGTCCCACGGACAACCGAACTGCGGATCGCGCAGACGGGACATCAGATGGAGCAGGTCTTCGAGTGAATACATCATTTATCAGGCTCACCACAAAATCCTGTGGGAGCTGGCTTGCCAGCGATTGCATCACCTCGACTCTCCTGAGAGACCGAGTCGTCTGCATCGCTGGCAAGCCAGCTCCCACATGGGATCAGAGTCATCTTCACGGGGTACGGTTACGCCGGGTTTCGATGATGTTCGGCAGTTGCGAAATCCGCCCCAGCAGCCGCCCGAGCGCATCCAGTCCGGGGATCTCGATGGTCAGCGACATCAGCGCGGTGTTGTCTTCCTTGTTCGAGCGGGTGTTGACCGCCAGCACGTTGATGCGCTCGTTGAGCAGCACCTGCGAGACGTCACGCAGCAGCCCGGAACGGTCGTAGGCGCGGATGATGATGTCCACCGGATAGGTGAGCACCGGCACCGGGCCCCAGCTGACCTGAATGATCCGCTCCGGCTCGCGCCCGCCCAGTTGCAGCACCGAGGCGCAGTCCTGACGGTGAATGCTCACGCCACGGCCCTGGGTGATGTAACCGACAATCGCATCGCCCGGCAGCGGCTGGCAGCAACCGGCCATTTGCGTCATCAGGTTGCCGACGCCCTGGATCTGGATATCGCCGCGCTTGCCCGGTTTGTAACCGGTGGCCTTGCGTGGGATCAGCTCCAGTTGCTCGTTGCCGCGCTCCGGTTCGACCAATTGCTGCGCAAGGTTGACCAGATGCGCCTGACGCAGGTCGCCGGCACCGAGGGCGGCGAACATGTCTTCGGCGGTTTTCATGTTGGCCTTTTCGGCCAGCTTGTCGAAATCCACCGCCGGCAGGCCGAGGCGATTGAGTTCGCGCTCGATCAGGGTTTTACCGGCCGCAACGTTCTGATCGCGAGCCTGCAACTTGAACCAATGGACGATCTTCGCCCGCGCCCGCGAGGTGGTGACGTAACCGAGGTTCGGGTTCAGCCAGTCGCGGCTCGGCGTGCCGTGTTTGCTGGTGATGATCTCGACCTGCTCGCCGGTCTGCAGACTGTAGTTCAGCGGCACGATACGGCCGTTGATCTTCGCGCCCCGGCAGTTGTGGCCGATTTCGGTGTGCACCCGATAGGCGAAGTCCAGCGGCGTCGCGCCTTTCGGCAAGTCGATGGCATGCCCGTCGGGAGTGAAGATGTAAACCCGATCAGGCTCGATGTCGACGCGCAGCTGTTCGGCCAGACCGCCGATATCACCCAGCTCTTCGTGCCATTCAAGCACCTGACGCAGCCAGGAGATTTTCTCTTCGTAATGGTTCGAGCCGGATTTGACGTCGGTGCCCTTGTAGCGCCAGTGCGCGCAGACGCCGAGTTCGGCCTCCTCGTGCATGGAATGGGTGCGGATCTGCACCTCGAGGACCTTGCCTTCCGGGCCGATCACCGCCGTGTGCAGCGAGCGGTAGCCGTTCTCTTTCGGGTTGGCGATGTAGTCGTCGAATTCTTTCGGGATGTGCCGCCACAGGGTGTGGACGATGCCGAGCGCGGTGTAGCAGTCGCGCATTTCCGGCACCAGCACGCGCACCGCGCGAACGTCGTAGATCTGGCTGAATTCCAGACCCTTGCGCTGCATTTTGCGCCAGATCGAGTAGATGTGTTTGGCCCGGCCGCTGATGTCGGCGTCGACGCCGGTGGCCTGCAGTTCGTCCTTGAGCTGGGTCATCACGTCGCTGATGAAACGCTCGCGGTCCAGCCGCCGCTCGTGGAGCAACTTGGCGATCTGCTTGTATTGATCGGGTTCGAGATAGCGGAAGGACAAGTCCTCCAGCTCCCATTTGATGTGACCGATGCCGAGGCGATGCGCCAGTGGCGCATAGATGTCGAAGACTTCGCGAGCGACGCGGTTGCGCTTTTCATCGTCGGCGGTTTTCACCGCACGGATGGCGCAGGTGCGTTCGGCCAGTTTGATCAGCGCAACGCGTACGTCATCGACCATGGCCACGAGCATTTTGCGCAGGTTCTCGACCTGCCCTTGCGTGCCCATTACCATCGATTGCCGTGGGCTGAGACTGGCGCTGATGGCCGCCATGCGCTGCACGCCGTCGATCAGCTTGGCCACTACCGGACCGAAGCGCTGGCCGATGGCCGCCAGCTCTATCTGGCCTTCGCGCACGCCGCGATATAACACGGCGGCGACCAGTGAATCCTGATCGAGCTTGAGGTCGGCGAGGATCTCGGCGATCTCAAGGCCAGTGCTGAAACTGCCGGAGCCTTCGGCCCACAGGTTCTTCTTCGCATTGGACTGCTGTTCGGCCTCGCGAGCGAACTCGCAGGCTTCTTTCAAGGCCTCGCGATCCAGTGCCAGATCGACACTGACCGCGTGATCGAGCCAGGCCTCGAGATTGATACTGCCGTCGGTGTTGATCGGCTGGTGTGCTCTCACCTGTACCATGCTGCTTTACCTTCCCTACGACGCAGATTCAATGCGTCAAATCGCTGATCCTCAATGTCCGTTCGCGCTCGCGGGGCTCAGGCGAGCGCTGCGCGGACAGATCAGGCGGATTCAGACGAGCCGTCCTGGCTCGCTTCAAATAACGCCATGGCCTCGACATGTGCCGTCTGAGGAAACATATCGAGAATCCCGGCACGTTTTAACCGGTAGCCCTGCTTGATCAATTCCTGCGTGTCGCGCGCCAGCGTGGCCGGGTTGCACGACACATATACCAACCGCCTGGCACCCAGGGTCGCGAGCTTGCGCACCACCTCGAAAGCACCGTCACGCGGTGGGTCCAAGAGTACCGCAGAAAAGCCGTTTCCGATCCACTGGGCATCGCTCAAAGGCTGGGATAAATCGGCTTGAAAAAACTTTGTGTTATGCAAATTGTTACTGACGGCGTTGGCAGCGGCCCGCTCGACCATGGTCTGCACGCCCTCCACCGCGACCACTTCACGGACGCTCCTGGCCAGCGGCAGGGCGAAATTGCCCAACCCGCAAAACAGGTCAAGTACGCGTTCGTCAGCCGTTGGCTTCAGCCAGTCCAGCGCCTGCGCAATCATCGCTTCGTTGACCCCGGCGTTGACCTGAACGAAGTCTCCCGGCCGGTACGCCAGCTCGAGACCCCACTGTTCCAGGCGATAACCGAGGCTCTGACCGGCCTCGACCGGTTGCGGTTCACCTTCGCCATGCAGCCACAATTGCGCCTCATGGAACTGGCAGAAATCCTTGAGAATCGTCAGATCCGCTTCGGACAACGGCGCCATGTGCCGCAGCAATACCGCCAGTGATGAGCCGCTGAACAACTCGACATGGCCCAGCGCCTGCGGTTTGCTCAGGCGCCGCAGCATCTCCGGCAAACGGGTCATGATCGGCTGCAAGGGCTGTACCAGCACCGGGCATTCGCTGATCGCGACGATGTCCTGACTGCCGGCAGCGCGGAAACCGACTTCGAGTTTTTTTGCCTTCATGTCCCAGCGCACGGCGATGCGCGCACGCCGACGGTAACCGAATTCCGGGCCGGTCAGCGGCGCTGCCCACTCTTCAGGTTCGACACCAGCCACCCGCGACAATTGCTCGGCGAGCATGCGCTGTTTCAGGGCGAGTTGTTCAGCGTGGGGCAAGTGCTGAACGCTGCAACCGCCACAGCGGCCGAAGTGTGGGCATGCTGCCGGGCGCCGCAACTCGCTGGCTTTGAACACGCGCTCGGTACGCGCCTCGACCACTTTGCCGTGGGCGCCGAGCACCCGCGCTTCGACCTCTTCACCGGCAAGGGCGCCGAGGACGAACCAGGTTTTGCCTTCGAAAAACGCGATGCCGCGACCGTCATTGGCCAGGCGCTCGATACTCAAGCGCTGCTTTTTGCCGGTCGGGATCTGTGGCGCCTTGCTGCCGCCGGTGGGCTGGAAGCGCAGGCCTCTCTCGTGTTTGGCCATCAGTTCGGCGCGTCGAAAATGCCGGTCGACAGGTAACGGTCGCCACGGTCGCAAATGATCGCGACGATCACCGCGTTTTCAACTTCTTTGGACAAGCGCAGCATCGCTGCCACCGCACCGCCCGAGGACACGCCGCAGAAGATGCCCTCTTCGCGGGCCAGACGCCGGGTGACGTCTTCGGCTTCGCTTTGCGCCATGTCGACGATGCGGTCGACGCGGTCAGCCTGATAGATCTTCGGCAGGTATTCCTGCGGCCAGCGGCGGATGCCCGGAATGGCCGAGCCTTCCATCGGTTGCAGACCGACGATCTGCACGCTGTCGCTCTGCTCTTTGAGGTAGCGCGACACGCCCATGATAGTGCCGGTGGTGCCCATCGAACTGACGAAATGGGTGATGCTGCCCTGGGTCTGACGCCAGATTTCCGGGCCGGTGGTGGTGTAGTGCGCTTCGGGGTTGTCGCCATTGGCGAACTGGTCGAGCACCTTGCCACGGCCTTCGGCTTCCATACGCTGGGCCAGATCGCGGGCGCCTTCCATGCCCTCTTCCTGAGTCACCAGGATCAGCTCGGCACCGTAAGCGGTCATCGCCGCTTTACGCTCGGCGCTGGAGTTGTCCGGCATGATCAGGATCATCTTGTAACCCTTGATCGCAGCGGCCATCGCCAGCGCGATGCCGGTGTTGCCGGAGGTCGCCTCGATCAGCGTATCGCCGGGATTGATCTGCCCGCGCAACTCGGCGCGAGTGATCATCGACAACGCGGGGCGGTCCTTGACCGAACCCGCCGGGTTGTTCCCTTCGAGCTTGAGCAAAAGGGTGTTGCTGGTGACGCCGGGCAGGCGCTGCAAACGCACCAGCGGCGTGTTGCCGACGCAATCGGCGATGGTTGGGTACTGCAGGGTCATGGCGTATTCGCAATCCAGACGTGCGGGGGCGCCTATCATACCGGCAAACCCGCGCAGGCCATATCACGCAAAGTGCGGTGCTTATGATCTATGGGAATAAGCAGCAATAGTCGCACCAGCGGTGCGACATTTGAGTTCGCCAGACTTCATCTGCAGCGATGCGGGTGGCCTCATCGCTGGCAAGCCAGCTCCCACAGAGATCGAGTCTTCACACGATTTGTGTATGGCAGAAACTTCCTGTGGGAGCTGGCTTGCCAGCGATAGCGTCAGTCGGCGCGACACCATCATCCGCCAGCAAGCGCAAATTCAACCGCAGCCCCGCCCCCGTGTTTTGCGCCCAGAGCAACCCGCCCTGCCGTTGCACCGCGTTGCGGGCAATGCTCAAGCCCAGGCCAAAGCCACCATCCCCGGGTCTCGATCCATCCAATCGAATGAACGGCGAAAAGATTCGCTGCAGATCTTCGTCAGCCACGCCGCCGCCCTGATCCTCCAGCCACAAATGCCAATACTCGCCATCGCGCCGTCCATCGAGCCGCACGATGCCGCCCTCGGGCGAGTGACGAATGGCGTTGCGCAGGATGTTTTCCAGCGCTTGCGCGAGGGTATTGAGGTTGCCGCGCACCCAACACGAAGCTTCGACCGAGCATTGCAATTGCAGGCTCGGCCAGCCGCTTTCATAACAGGCGTTGTCGGTGAGCATTTCCCACAGTGCCTGAATCTGGATCGCTTCATCCGGCAACGGCGAGCGGTCGGTGTCGAGCCAGGCCAGTTGCAGGGTGTCTTCGACCAAACGTTGCATGCCGTCGACCTCGCGGCCGATGCGCTCGCGCAATTGCGCCAGGCCCTGTTCGCTTTCACTGGCCACGCGCAGGCGGCTCAGCGGCGTGCGCAGTTCGTGGGACAGGTCGCGCAATAATTGCTGCTGCAAGGCGACCGTGGTTTGCAGGCGCTCGGACATGGAATCGAAGGCCCGCGCCAGCTCACCGAGTTCATCCGGGCGCTGGGTGATGCCGCTCGACAGGCGCACATTCAACTGGTCGGCGCGCCAGGCGTTGGCCTGTTCGCGCAGGTTGTTCAGCGGCACCACCAGCAGGCGATACAGGCCGACACAGAGCAACAAAGTGAACAGTCCGGGAATCACGCCGTTGGTGATCACCCGCCAGAACACCCGGTACTTGCCCGGGACAAAACGCTCGGGCAATTCAATGACGAGAATGCCGACGGTCGGATCCTGGGGGAACGGTACCCGCAGCCAAGGTCGGCCCTTCTTGTGGATCGGCCAGTCGAGGCCGCGCAAAAAGGTCAGGTGCTGCACCTCCGCGGCGTTCAACGGCTGGCTGCTCAGCGACTGCAAATCAGCGCCGATCACCCCGACCCAACTGGCCTCGCGCAATTCCATGCTCTGCAACCAGTCATCGACGCCATTGCGCCCGCCGCGCTGCCACGCCTGTTCGGCTTGCGCGGCGTAACGGCTGAGGGTGCTGCGGGCGTCACTGGAGAGGAACTGATTGCGCTCCTCCATGTAGCGGCCCCACGACCAGCTCAACCAGATCATCAGCAGACAGAACGCCACCAGCAGGCACGCCAGTTTCCAGAACAGCGAATGCCGCCCCGGCAGTTCAGACAGTTTCATCGGCGCCGCTCAAGACGTAGCCCTTGCCCCACACCGTGCGCACTTCGCGCTCGGTGTAACCGATGGCTTTGAGTTTGCGGCGGATCTGGCTGATGTGCATGTCGAGGCTGCGGTCGTGCGCCGCAAAGCCGCGTTGCAGGACGTGCTGATAAAGGAAGGCCTTGCTCAGCACCTCCTCGTTGTTGCGGTGCAGGGTTTCCAGCAGACGGAATTCGCTGCGGGTCAGCCCGGCCGCTTGCTCGCGGAAAAACACATCGCACTGTTCGTCATCGAAACGCAGGGCGCCGCTGACCACCGCAGCGGTAACCGCAGGCGGGCGCCGATCCAAGGCCACGCGGCGCAGGATCGCTTCGATGCGCACATGCAACTCGGCCATGCTGAACGGCTTGGGCAGATAGTCATCGGCACCGAGGCGGAAACCACTGATGCGATCGGCCTCGGCACCCAGCGCCGACATCAGCAGCACCGGCGTCGAATGGCTCTGCCGCAATTGCGTCAACAACTGCAGACCATCGAGCCCCGGCAGCAGAATATCCATCAGCACCACGTCGAAAGGCTGGCACTGGGCGATGTTCAGACCTTCCTGGCCGTTCTGGCACCAGGTCACCTGAAAACCGCTGCGGCCCAGATGCTCGTGCACATACGCGCCGAGGACCGGATCGTCTTCAATGGAAAGGATGCGTGGCTGGCCAACGGAAACAGGAGTCATGAGTATCTGCAAGTAATTCTCAGTTGGCGGATTATTCAAGATTGTCCGACAGCGGGCAACACAAGCTTGGCCTGTCGGACGAACGAGTGCGTGGGCGGCGCTGCATTTTCCGCAAGATTGCCCGCCTGCAAATCGCTACACTGCGCCCATGTCGCGTGCCGGATGCACGCATGTGTCAACAGATCAGCGGGATGCGGGAGATAGGCGTGCTCAAGAAACTGGGAATCAAAGGTCGCGTGCTGTTGCTGACCTTGTTGCCGACCAGCCTGATGGCGCTGGTGCTGGGTGGCTATTTCACCTGGACGCAGCAGACCGACCTGCACAGCCAATTGATGCAGCGCGGCGAAATGATCGCCGAGCAACTGGCGCCGCTGGTGGCGCCGGCGATGGGTCACGGCGACGCCGATCTGCTTGAACGCATCGCCACCCAGTCCCTTGAACAACCCGACGTGCGTGCGGTGACTTTCCTCGCGGCGGACCGCTCGCCACTGGCCCACGCCGGCCCGACCATGCTCAATCAGGCCCCGAGCGGCGACAGCGCGCTGCTGCAACGACGCAGCGGCAATGACGCAACGCGCTACCTGATGCCGGTGTTCGGCAAGCACCGCAACCTCGCCGGCGAAATCATTCCCGAAGAATCCGAACGCCTGCTCGGCTGGGTCGAGCTGGAGCTGTCGCACAACGGCATGTTGCTGCGCGGCTATCGCAGCCTGTTCGCCAGCCTGCTGCTGATCGCCGCCGGACTTGCCGGCGCCGCCCTCCTCGCGTTGCGCATGGGCCGCACCATCAATCGTCCGCTGAGCCAGATCAAACAAGCAGTTGCGCAGCTCAAGGACGGTCATCTGGAAACCCGCTTGCCGCCCCTCGGCAGCCAGGAACTGGATGAACTGGCCTCGGGCATCAACCGCATGGCCGGCACCCTGCAGAACGCTCGCGAAGAATTGCAGCACAGCGTCGATCAGGCCACCGAGGACGTGCGGCAAAACCTGGAAACCATCGAAATCCAGAACATCGAACTGGACCTGGCGCGCAAAGAAGCGTTGGAAGCCAGCCGGATCAAATCCGAATTCCTCGCCAACATGAGCCACGAGATCCGCACGCCGCTCAACGGCATTCTCGGCTTCACTCACCTGTTGCAGAAAAGCGAACTGACCCCGCGCCAGCTCGACTATCTGGGCACCATCGAAAAGTCCGCCGACAGCCTGTTGGGAATCATCAACGAGATTCTCGACTTCTCGAAGATCGAGGCCGGCAAACTGGTACTCGATCACATTCCGTTCAACCTCCGCGACCTGCTGCAAGACACCCTGACCATTCTCGCCCCGGCCGCGCACGCCAAGCAGCTTGAGCTGGTCAGCCTGGTCTATCGCGACACGCCGCTGTCGCTGGTCGGCGATCCGCTGCGCCTGAAGCAGATCCTCACCAATCTGGTGAGTAATGCGATCAAGTTCACCCGCGAAGGCACCATCGTCGCCCGGGCGATGCTCGAAGACGAACACGAAGACAGCGTGTAACTACGCATCAGCATTCAGGACACCGGCATCGGTCTGTCGAGTCAGGATGTGCGCGCGCTGTTCCAGGCTTTCAGTCAGGCCGACAATTCGCTGTCGCGCCAACCCGGCGGCACCGGGCTGGGGCTGGTGATTTCCAAGCGCCTGATCGAACAGATGGGCGGCGAGATCGGCGTCGACAGCACGCCGGGCGAAGGTTCGGAATTCTGGATCAGCCTGAGCCTGCCCAAGACCCGCGACGATGCCGAGGACCTGCCCGCCGCGCCGCTGCTCGGGCGCCGTGTGGCGGTGCTGGAAAACCACGAACTGGCGCGTCAGGCCTTGCAACATCAGCTGGAAGACTGCGGACTGCAAGTTACGCCGTTCAATACTCTGGAGAGCCTGAGCAATGGCGTCACCGGCGCGCATCAGACCGATCAGGCGATCGATCTGGC
This window contains:
- a CDS encoding DUF2058 domain-containing protein, with amino-acid sequence MSLSLRDQLLKAGLVNQKQAKQVSKDKQKQQRLAHKGQAELDDSQQRAAQEAMAEKVKRDQELNRQQQEKAEAKARAAQVKQLIEVSRLPKLTTEDYYNFVDDKKVKRISVNTLMRNKLSSGSLAIVHHNGGYEVIPREAALKIQERDPQRIVQLNVQTEEVNAEDDPYAAYQIPDDLMW
- the mazG gene encoding nucleoside triphosphate pyrophosphohydrolase; amino-acid sequence: MYSLEDLLHLMSRLRDPQFGCPWDIKQTYATIVPHTLEEAYEVADAIERGDLDHLQGELGDLLFQVVYYSQLAKEEGRFEFAGVIDSITRKLIRRHPHVFPTGDLYAPLDVPRLSEEQVKQRWEEIKAEERAEKASAPEQLSLLDDVPATLPALSRSAKLQKRAGQVGFDWPDALPVLDKVREELDEVLEAMSENDPVAVADEIGDLLFSVVNLARHLKVDPETALRGANGKFERRFRFIEQALRDTHRPMEDCTLEELDALWGEAKRQEKNEPSCG
- the relA gene encoding GTP diphosphokinase, whose protein sequence is MVQVRAHQPINTDGSINLEAWLDHAVSVDLALDREALKEACEFAREAEQQSNAKKNLWAEGSGSFSTGLEIAEILADLKLDQDSLVAAVLYRGVREGQIELAAIGQRFGPVVAKLIDGVQRMAAISASLSPRQSMVMGTQGQVENLRKMLVAMVDDVRVALIKLAERTCAIRAVKTADDEKRNRVAREVFDIYAPLAHRLGIGHIKWELEDLSFRYLEPDQYKQIAKLLHERRLDRERFISDVMTQLKDELQATGVDADISGRAKHIYSIWRKMQRKGLEFSQIYDVRAVRVLVPEMRDCYTALGIVHTLWRHIPKEFDDYIANPKENGYRSLHTAVIGPEGKVLEVQIRTHSMHEEAELGVCAHWRYKGTDVKSGSNHYEEKISWLRQVLEWHEELGDIGGLAEQLRVDIEPDRVYIFTPDGHAIDLPKGATPLDFAYRVHTEIGHNCRGAKINGRIVPLNYSLQTGEQVEIITSKHGTPSRDWLNPNLGYVTTSRARAKIVHWFKLQARDQNVAAGKTLIERELNRLGLPAVDFDKLAEKANMKTAEDMFAALGAGDLRQAHLVNLAQQLVEPERGNEQLELIPRKATGYKPGKRGDIQIQGVGNLMTQMAGCCQPLPGDAIVGYITQGRGVSIHRQDCASVLQLGGREPERIIQVSWGPVPVLTYPVDIIIRAYDRSGLLRDVSQVLLNERINVLAVNTRSNKEDNTALMSLTIEIPGLDALGRLLGRISQLPNIIETRRNRTP
- the rlmD gene encoding 23S rRNA (uracil(1939)-C(5))-methyltransferase RlmD; the encoded protein is MAKHERGLRFQPTGGSKAPQIPTGKKQRLSIERLANDGRGIAFFEGKTWFVLGALAGEEVEARVLGAHGKVVEARTERVFKASELRRPAACPHFGRCGGCSVQHLPHAEQLALKQRMLAEQLSRVAGVEPEEWAAPLTGPEFGYRRRARIAVRWDMKAKKLEVGFRAAGSQDIVAISECPVLVQPLQPIMTRLPEMLRRLSKPQALGHVELFSGSSLAVLLRHMAPLSEADLTILKDFCQFHEAQLWLHGEGEPQPVEAGQSLGYRLEQWGLELAYRPGDFVQVNAGVNEAMIAQALDWLKPTADERVLDLFCGLGNFALPLARSVREVVAVEGVQTMVERAAANAVSNNLHNTKFFQADLSQPLSDAQWIGNGFSAVLLDPPRDGAFEVVRKLATLGARRLVYVSCNPATLARDTQELIKQGYRLKRAGILDMFPQTAHVEAMALFEASQDGSSESA
- the cysM gene encoding cysteine synthase CysM, whose product is MTLQYPTIADCVGNTPLVRLQRLPGVTSNTLLLKLEGNNPAGSVKDRPALSMITRAELRGQINPGDTLIEATSGNTGIALAMAAAIKGYKMILIMPDNSSAERKAAMTAYGAELILVTQEEGMEGARDLAQRMEAEGRGKVLDQFANGDNPEAHYTTTGPEIWRQTQGSITHFVSSMGTTGTIMGVSRYLKEQSDSVQIVGLQPMEGSAIPGIRRWPQEYLPKIYQADRVDRIVDMAQSEAEDVTRRLAREEGIFCGVSSGGAVAAMLRLSKEVENAVIVAIICDRGDRYLSTGIFDAPN
- a CDS encoding sensor histidine kinase codes for the protein MKLSELPGRHSLFWKLACLLVAFCLLMIWLSWSWGRYMEERNQFLSSDARSTLSRYAAQAEQAWQRGGRNGVDDWLQSMELREASWVGVIGADLQSLSSQPLNAAEVQHLTFLRGLDWPIHKKGRPWLRVPFPQDPTVGILVIELPERFVPGKYRVFWRVITNGVIPGLFTLLLCVGLYRLLVVPLNNLREQANAWRADQLNVRLSSGITQRPDELGELARAFDSMSERLQTTVALQQQLLRDLSHELRTPLSRLRVASESEQGLAQLRERIGREVDGMQRLVEDTLQLAWLDTDRSPLPDEAIQIQALWEMLTDNACYESGWPSLQLQCSVEASCWVRGNLNTLAQALENILRNAIRHSPEGGIVRLDGRRDGEYWHLWLEDQGGGVADEDLQRIFSPFIRLDGSRPGDGGFGLGLSIARNAVQRQGGLLWAQNTGAGLRLNLRLLADDGVAPTDAIAGKPAPTGSFCHTQIV
- a CDS encoding response regulator transcription factor → MTPVSVGQPRILSIEDDPVLGAYVHEHLGRSGFQVTWCQNGQEGLNIAQCQPFDVVLMDILLPGLDGLQLLTQLRQSHSTPVLLMSALGAEADRISGFRLGADDYLPKPFSMAELHVRIEAILRRVALDRRPPAVTAAVVSGALRFDDEQCDVFFREQAAGLTRSEFRLLETLHRNNEEVLSKAFLYQHVLQRGFAAHDRSLDMHISQIRRKLKAIGYTEREVRTVWGKGYVLSGADETV